TGCCTGCACTAGTATGCTTGAAATCAAACTACAATAACAAGTTTTTGCGTTATCGACACGAAAACATTCAAACTCACGGCCTTCTACAATTTTCCGGTGAAAAAGCTTCTGTTGAATTTGCTCAATTTGAAGTTGTTCAAGCTCAATGTGGAGATGGCCTTGTCCACATCAAATCCCGCTACACTAATAGGTTCTTAGTCAGGTAATACTTTATATATACGTACTCGTAATTTTTCCGATAATAATATATATAGAAACTTACTCGTTACATCCAATGTCGCACattcttaatcatttgtttggaCATTTTTTTCCTGggtattttaataaaaaataaacaatGTTTGGAAcgtaaataataaattttatagtTATTTTTTTGAGGAAAATAAATTTTTTAGTTATCATAGCTAACTAGGACGTACAAGTTTCTACTAATTTTCGCATGCATATTACAAACGGGAAAAATCTTTTTTGATATCTAATTCATGTTGTTATAGTTTACTTTTTGTCTATGAATAAACTTTATTCGTATTTTTTCTTTATGATATATCGTAGTTTTTTATTCGCATATTATAAACgggaatttgttttatttatttatttatgataTACTCGTATTTTTTTGTCTTTGAATAAActttaatttatttgtttattgatttttctataaatatcaaCAACTATTCGAGTTTAAATAAATGTCGTCTTTAATTTTTTAGGTGGTCGCCTAATCATAATTGGATAACGGCCTCAGCTCATCaactaaatgagaacaaaagcgAGTGGTCATGTACGTTGTTTAAGCCGATAATCATAGAGCAAGGTGTGACAATAAAGGTTAGAATCATGCACGTCCAACTCGGCCATTACTTGTCCCTATGGCGGACCGGGGAACCTTTCAATTCGTGTTTATTCGCAGGATCGAAAGACATTGATCGCGACTCATGTGACGTTTTCAGCGTTATAGACTGGTCATCGGTTTTCAAATTGCCTAAAATTGTGGCATTTAGAGGTGAGAACGGAAAATATATAGGCGCGTACTTACATAACGGAAGGCCATGCCTTCAATTTTCGTTCGATAACCCTAATGACCCGAAGATTGCACAAGAAGTGTATCATTCTCGTGATGGTACCGTGTTCATAAAATCAAAGCATTATGGCAAGTTTTGGAGGCTCGACAAGGATGATTTAATTGTGGCGGATGTAATTGAGCCTAATAATATCGATAATTGTGCTAGTGCAATGTTTCGGGTTAATGTAATTGACATTAATACCGTGGCGTTACTCAATATGTCTAAGACTTGGTTTGTTAAGAGGTACACTAATGGGTACGAAAGTTTATTGAACGCAGCTGCCGAAACTATGGATCGCTTTGCTACGTTAGAGGTGACGGACTTGGGAAACTGAAGTTAATGTTCAAGTGCTACGGAAGACAATATTACCGCTATCATTAAATAAGATGTGTAAACTGTCACGCTGAATAAGGTAGTTGTATATTATGTGACGGTCTTTCAAACTTAACGTGTTTAGTATTTGATATTTAAATAAAGGCTTCGTTGTAAACTAAAATCTTTTGAAATTTTGGTAAAGGTCGATGGTACGAAGTCGTAAATAATTTTTATTCACAAGAGGATATAAATTGAGAAATATACGAAGTCGTAATAAATAACTCTTAATCATAAAAAAAGGaccaaataaaatataataaagtaCTAAATGTTATTATGGGACGGTTTAAAAAAAAACTATTTACAATGCAACACGTCATAAAATTTACATCACACACCTATGGCCTATCAAAATCTAACCCAACCTGTTATTTTCATGCTCTAAGATTAGGGCTGGTCAAATGGGCAGGCGGGATCGGGCTGAGCAGGTCAAGAAGGGGCCGGATATGAGTAGCTGAGCCTAGGCATAGCCCAAATAGGGCGATGGGTCGGGCCTGGTGAAGGTGGACCGGGAACCGACCCGAGATAGGGTTAAGGACGGGTTTATGGGCGAGTAAAGGGCGTGTCGGACTGTCGGGTAGGTGAATGATGGATCCGGCCATCCGGGCACGGCCTAGGTGGGAGGGTAGATCAGGCCAGAGGCTGTGGCCAACAGAGCCGGGTTAAAAGCAGGCCAACTGGCAGACCGATTATGGGTGGGCCAGTCGCCAGGCCGGCCCTTATCTTTGACCACCCTTAGGCAAGACTCAAAAATCTTGACTCATGACCCGAACCTTTTAGTTTAGGTCGAAATATGACCGACACGCTCTACCCGATGGGTCAAAAAAAAAGAAGCAAAATGTTAATACTAGGAATACAAAACGGCAAGCGTTGACATAATGAAAAGTGGATCATTTTGGGAAGCATGAAAATATCAAGCTAACCAGCCATGGATTCATGGAACATTAAAACAGCGAGCTAGTAAGAAAAAGAAGTAAAAACGAAAAACGCCGTTGCTGGAGATCGAACCCGGGTCACCCGGGTGACAGGCGAGAATACTTACCACTATTCTACAACAACCTTGGATGTGTAAACCTTCTTCTTGTAAAGCATTATATACAATTCCATACGTTAAGAAGCAGAAAATAATAATACCGtgattatcattatcattatcattattatcattattaccattattattatcattattattattattattacattatcattttcattattatcatcattattatcattattattattatcattattattattattattattattattattataaacattatcattatcatcattatcataaacattatcattatcatcatcatcatcattattattattattattattattattattattattattattattattattattattatcattatcattattatcattattattattattattatcatttttattattataaaaacaTAAACtcttattaatcaatcaaaagtttacagGAAATTGGTGggtagccgagatacaatctgggcgcccactcccttaccaatagcaaagctaagtctagtgaaAATAAAAGCAGCAGCAGCGAGCTCCGGCATCCTGAGACAGAGAATATTTCTGAATCCGCTTGAGCAGTGCAATGGCATCCGCCTCCAATTCCCccaaagaagagaaataaaaagGTAAGAAACCATAACCAATTGATGGtgtcaagctatacctcgcaagtgcacgattttatcgttgtacactattaagggtcgatcccacaaggagttgaaaagattactGATAAGCGGGGTtttgtcgcactcccccaatcaaacaatttactcaactaatgtagtagggtagtcgaggtcgaaccacaaggagcatGGGTGAATACTAATTGTTTTGATTCTTATGCTTAGCTAAGTCGGATAAAATAAGGATGAATGATTATATAAaggactaaactaaataacaagaaatAAATTGAACTAATTAAACTATAGAACGAGAAAGCAAGCTATTAAATACGATTTACTCAAGTTAATTAAGGCTTAGGGAACGACTAAACCACCGACATTCGTAATAAATCATGAGTTCCTTCAACTAGTTGTCAAGGGGTAAGTGTATTGGGTGGAGACGCCTCTAATTCGCCcaccaactccctcccgggctcatggtgggacactagtgataccaaatcaactccctcccgggctcatgactcgATTTCCCCCGACTCAAGACTCAAGGCTCACCAAAGTGGGCCCACTCCGCTCACCTCTCATCAAGATCAAGGGCTTAAGCCCGCGATAAACTCCCGGTCATCCCTACCCTTCTCCCGAAGGTGAACTTCAAACCGAAAAA
This sequence is a window from Silene latifolia isolate original U9 population chromosome 8, ASM4854445v1, whole genome shotgun sequence. Protein-coding genes within it:
- the LOC141594000 gene encoding uncharacterized protein LOC141594000 yields the protein MALPALVCLKSNYNNKFLRYRHENIQTHGLLQFSGEKASVEFAQFEVVQAQCGDGLVHIKSRYTNRFLVRWSPNHNWITASAHQLNENKSEWSCTLFKPIIIEQGVTIKVRIMHVQLGHYLSLWRTGEPFNSCLFAGSKDIDRDSCDVFSVIDWSSVFKLPKIVAFRGENGKYIGAYLHNGRPCLQFSFDNPNDPKIAQEVYHSRDGTVFIKSKHYGKFWRLDKDDLIVADVIEPNNIDNCASAMFRVNVIDINTVALLNMSKTWFVKRYTNGYESLLNAAAETMDRFATLEVTDLGN